The DNA region taaaaaaaataagttggataatctaacttattttttttggcttataagctgttttcagcttataagctattttagataagctaagtgaaatgggcccaattatttttttaagcttattttaagcataaaatgactttaagctgaccaaccaacactcaaaaaagctgaaaacagcttataagcaacttataagccaatccaaacaggctcttaagaAAGAGTTTTGCCTTATGACTGAAGGCAAAACTTTGCCttaagtagagtttgcagtcaaactctttaagtagagtttgcagtcaagctctgccttaaggtaaaatttgaaactctgcctgataaggagagtttgcagtcaaactctggcagtcaaactctgccttgcggttttttttttcttactaagCGGGGTTCAAACTCTAAACACAGGAGTTTTAtgcgaaggccaaaaattaaaaagaccaacaatttgatggacaaaaattaaagaccacctccgaATAAGGCCATTGTGCAAATTGCCCTAACAAAAATGGATAGGGAGGATGTAGATGAACTGGGCTTGGGCCCAGATTCTTGCTGGCTTATGCTCTTGATATGTAATGGGCCCCTGATAAGAAATGGGCCTCCAAATCCTTCTTCCAAGGTAAAAATGATATGGGATGGCCACTTTTGAGCTGGTATTCAAAGTTTAGCCGTCATTTGAAATGTAATTAAAAATGGTCATTTTTTATGTAGAAATAAAATTTGGATAAAAATACTCATCACTAAAACACAGAAAAATTCCAGCAGAATGTGCTGATGTTTGAAGCTTTTACAAGGGAAACTCCCACACACTCTGTTGGAGTTCAAAAACTCCCTTTTACATTGCAGTGGAGTTTTGAACTTTTACATGTGAAAACCTAGTACTGTCCGGTGAAGTTTTGAACTCAATTGAGTTGTAGAACCATGACCTCCATGACCCTGTCCTTGAGTTTTAGTTGTAGAACAATGAACTCCATGACTCTTTTCTTGAGTTCTCAGTGGTAGAATCATGAACTCGAGATATCTTCTATAGTTTCTCAGTTGTGGAACCACGAACTCCAGTACTTTTTCTTCTTGAGTTGTCTCAGTTGTAGACTCACAAAGTACTCCATCACATTATGGAGTATTTTCGTGCTTTAGATAGAAGTACTTTTGTCCAGATATTTTTTAGTGCATGACAAAATATTGACTAGTTTTGAGAAGATGACTACTTTTTTATTAGGGGTGTGAAAATTAACTATTTGCCCATTTCCCACTCTAAGGAATACAAACCGAAACCCCTTTTTTAAAATCTTCTGTACCAAATCTCTAACACCAAAATGCACTAAAAGAAACAAAATAGATCTACTAATAGAAAAGTTTTCAACAGTCCATTGTTTATTTAAAGTAaagttttattttttccaaaaagatAAATAGTTATGCAAAGCCAGATGCATAAATTCTGGCGGGTTTTCAGTCCAAAAAGGGATGTTATTAGGACTTAGGAGTCAAAAGCCAGGCTTGCTTACTTTTGTTTGACGTAAAGTATATAGTACTttttagttcattacagaaaatagcaacaaaaactaacaacaacaataatgataataataataatttctcCCCTATGATTGGTAGAAATGACACTAGGTAGTTAATTTGATGAACACTCGTTAAAACATATTaacattttaaaaattattttaaatttagCTAGATTTGACAAACTTCAGTCCGTTTTAGCTCCTCCTCTTCCTCCTTTCTGTTTTTCGGACTGTGCGCTCTGAAGTTATGAACTGTCGAAGCCTAACTTCCACCGTGAGGTCTGAAGTTTGATCTGGTAGTTCAAACTTCAGACCCTTTTAGAGACGAGGTTTGAAACTCCATCCTCGAGGTCAGAAATTTTATTCTGAAACAACTGAACTttgaatattttttaaatttcgacTATATTTTAATTAATGGTCATAAAAGTAGCTATTTGTGTAATTTTCCCCTACTCACTGGTATTGAGAAAAAACAGCTCCACAAGACCACAAGTAGATGTTTTGTAAAGCCAAGAGCCACACATCTGATCACTTGAGCCAGTAAATCAGAATTAATTCCACTGTACCAGCAATTTGGCCAAAAGAAAATAAGATATAAATGTGAAATTTCATCAAGAAAGTAAACAATTTTAATTTTCACCACCTAGAATTATAAAGCAAAATAAAAGCAACAAAGAACCTTTCTAAAGTTTGAATTAAAACAAGGACATTTTTGTTCAGAATTCTTATACCTTTTGTGTGTATAAGCTTTTCAACCATCTGTTCCAAAAGACCAAGACAAATGTTATACAGAAATTCAGCAATGCGGCAGATGACTTTATGGAAATGTCACTATATGTATATCTCATAGTGTTAAATAGGATTGGTTCAGGTGCAAATAATGTTACATCACATCAAATTTATTACTAGTAGTCAAAATTGCCAACTGGGGTGAGGAAGACATTTAgcctttatatgtatatataatatataacttCTCACATTTCTGAACAAAAAACAAAACTTGGAAAATTACTAAAGACAGAAAATGGGACAAAAAACAAAAAGTATATAAGAATGAAATTATCCAACAAAATTCTTGGAGGTCTCATTTCATATTTGGAACAAGTTCAACTTGCTCATTGTTTTGTATTTGTTTTTGTCATTAATGGAATTCCAGTGTGAATTAAGGAGTTTTGGGTTAAATTTGTCCCTTATCTATGAGAATAGGTTCATTTTAGTCCCTCAAATATTATCCTGAGCATATTTGATTCCTTATCTATGAGAATAGGTTCATTTTAGTCCCTCAAATATTATCCTGAGCATATTtgatcccttatctatgggagtaggttcattttggtcccttAAATATAACGCTAAGTATATTTAATCCCTTAACTATGCTAAAGTGGGCACTTTTGGTTCCCCTAATAGAACCCTTTTAAAAAGTAACGGTACTAAATCCATGTGATATTCATGTGACTCGTAAAAGGCTAAACCCATCAGATAAAATGCAATGCAGAGTAATGACATTTATCTAAAAAATGCAACTCATATAAGATATTAGCAAAGCAACCCATAATATTTGGATCATATGGTTGGTAACCAACTCTTAAACGGTAATCTGGCAGTACACATGAAACTGTTCCACTTATTTTGAAAGCATGTGAATATAAagttttttttgttaaatattaaaaaatcaaaattcTTTTTAACAACATTTACAAATTATCTTAATTTGCATTTAGAACCATGTGAATGCAAATTTCAATATATTAGATAAAGTTTCTGCCTGTTTTAAAGAATGAGTTTAGTATTTTTGTCCAATGGGTTTAGCCTCTTATAAGTCACGTGAGTGTCACATTGGTTTAACACTGTTACTTTTTAAACGGATTCTATTAGGGGAACCAAAAGTGCCTCACTTTAGCATAGTTAAGGGATTAAATATGCTTAGCGTtatatttgagggaccaaaatgaacctacttccatagataagggatcaaatatgctcagggtaatatttgagggaccaaaatgaacctactcccatagataagggacaaTTTTAACCCAAACCTCTGAATTAAGAGGAATTCAAGTATCCAAATCATTCAAAAAAGGATCCAAATTTACCCCTTAACTTTTTGAAACACTCGGATTTGAGCTGCGTTGGAGGCTCGTGAGACATATTTTTCTAATGGAGAGTACATTAAACCGAAAGTCCACGACAAAGTTGCTCAATCTTGGATATTACATGAATAATTATGACTTGCTTCCTAAACGATAATTGGAGAATAACTAAATAACAAATGGTCTTGTATTTGCTTTATCAATATTAACAGAACTTCAATGTGTCCAAATTCTTCAAAAAAGGTCCAAATTTACAACTATGccataggagtactccggaatgtAAATCAGGGCAACAAAAGTGGAGCATACAATGATGCCTCtggttaatttttattttattatggttTAAAATTACTCTCGGTGATGGAGCTCACAAGGGGCTAATGGAAAAAATAGCCATTTTTCTCTAATGACGAGCTTTAATATTAGACGAAAAGTCTACCCGAGGACAAATTAACTTGCTCAATCTAAATATTACAAGAGTAAATTTAACCCTATTTCTGAAAgtgggaaattttgtacaaactAAAAACAgatattatatattttattttttatacatataagAGTGAAACTATTCAACAAAATCTTGGGGGTCTCACTTCATATTTAAAGGCAAACATGTGATACCAATGAAGACAAAAATTCTACTTTCCCCCTCGCCCTTTACCCACACCCCAAGAGAGAGAACTTTTGGGAGTAGCCACATAAAGAAATAAATCTAAGTATTATTATTCACCACTGGCATTGTAACAGTACCTTTTTCACCTGTGTTAAAATAAATGCACTTCAGTCTATAATGGGACTGTAATGACATTtggaccttaattttttttttttttaaaaaaattgcacCTAAAAGACCTAAACTAACCTTAAATTAATTAACAAAGTGAAGAAAAAAAGTTAATTAACAGGCAACAAGTTAAAAATAAATAGCATAAAAGATGATCACAAAGTCCTCAACCCAAGGTTAGAAGTGGTGACCTTTGGGCACTAGGATCTAGGCCATAATAAAAGCCAATTATATTATAAATTTAGAATTACTTTTGGTTTAGACAGTTAAATAGTTTAAGACTCTCTAAATACCATTTAATcagtctagaaaaaaaaaatacattatcACTAGAGAGAAGTCAAACTCAAAAGAAAATTGCTTTTGAAGTATGATTGTGATGGAAGATAGTAAAAATTTGTGGGTGAAAGCTGAgatttaagaaaataattactAGTACTCTACTAAATAATGCAAAAATGGAAAAAGAGGAAGACTTTtgtataaaaagaaaagaaaaggagaaggaTTTAGATTATGAATCTTATCATCTATTTTAGTCTTTTGCAGCATGTAACTTTGTTTTATTTTCTAGGTTATTAATCTCACTTATTATGAACGATAACTCATAATTACTTTTTAGGTGATCTAGTAGtataataaaaatttataatACTATTAGTATATAGTAGATAAACTCTAAAAAGAAAGGACTTTGAAGTAAAACTAGTGTACACTTAATTATGCAAGAAATATAATGGCCCCTACACGGGGAAAAACAATAATGAAGAGGGGGACTTGTGTTGTTGTTTGAAAAGCTGATGAAAGATCAGAAATTAGGATTTATAATACTATCAGTATATAGTAGATAAACTTTAAAAAGAAAGGACTTTGAAGTAAAACTAGTGCACACTTAATTATGCAAGAAATATAATGGCCCCTACATGGGGAAAAACAATAATTAAGAGGTGGACTTGTGTTTGTTGTTTAAAAAGCTGATGAAAGATCAGAAATTAGGATTCATTTTTGAAAATATGTAGCTCTTAAAAGTATATTGGGCCCAATAATTTATAAAgactatttattttatttttgtctttTTGAAAGTTATGATTAGGACAATATCTTAATTTGTTTCCCTTGATTAAGTACACTTATAATGTATGTAATGGAATGTATGTATTTCTGCTTAATGTCCAAAAACAGTTGAATACTTTAGAATTTTAAGTACAGATTTTGAGCTGCATGACACACAGAAGATATCCTCACTTCAATTATATTTATATGTGGATTTTTGTGTACACTTTCAATTATTAAAAGATAATTACAAATAATTGTGATTTGCATCCATAAAAAGTAAAATTAATATGCTAGGAAAAATAAGCTAATTTATTTGCTACAACATGTAATAATATGCCGATAAGATAAAATTATTTAGAATATGTGTAAATAAGttagtaagagcccgtttggattgacttataagttattttcaattTTTATAGCTGGCCAATTTAAAGTCAtttttccaaacaggctcttaaatcCTTTTCTTTTTCCAACTCCAACCTCTGTCTATATATCTCAACTTTCACCACAATCGTTTTACCATCTCCCATCACCAATCTTAGTTCAAAAATTATATTGAGCCTGTTTgaatgggcttatgcctataagctgtaaACAAGTTAAAAACAATAAGTTGGAGtaatttaacttatttttttggcttataagctgttttcagcttataagctgctttagataagctaagtcaaatgaaccaaattatttttttgagcttattttaagcacaaaatgactttaagctagccaaccaaacattcaaaaaagctgaaaacaacttataagccaatccaaacgggctcataatttCTTTTGAGTTTTACTTTTATTTAGTAATAAAATGTAAATTTTCTCTATGTAATCAGATCACTCAAAAGATAATTATATATAATTGTGTCTATAATAATTGAAATGAATTagtattttaagaaaataagacAAGATATCAGCTACAATGTGTTAAAATTCACATGATATAAAATTCTTTATACATAGTGTATATCTCACTAAATCCTTTTCTTTTCCAACTCAAACCTCTTTCTATCTCAGTTTCACCCTCAAACTTCAAAAACCCTCTTTAACACTCTAAGCTCTCCAAGAGTACTCCTTTTTCATCAAACTCAATATATTTCCCACACACTCTTCCACACCATTTTTTTCACACTTGCAAGAACTTGAagaaaaccacaaaaaaaaaataaaaaaaaaaatggagaatgAGAAACAGCTACCACCACTAGTGGTAGAACAAAGTcattcttcatcatcatcatcttcaagTAGTACACATGGATCCATAGAGACATTGCTAGTAGTATTAGCAGTAATAACAATACTTGGTGTTGTTGCTGGTATTATTGCTAGGCTATGTGGTGGTAGACATTTTAGTGGTAATGGTGAAGATGATATTGAAGGTTGGGTTGAAAGAAAATGTAGAAGTTGTATTGATGGTGGTGTACCTAATACTACTTCAACACAAGAAGAAGAAGCTAAAATACCAACACctgcaccagcaccagcaccagcacctgCACTTGCACCTGCACCTGCACCAACAACGGtagaagaagcaaaaaaataagagaaaaatagaACTAGTGaggcttttcttttttcttttttcattttttgttttgtttataaCGGTAGTGTCTAGGTCAGGTTATGAGCTTATAATATGAGTTTGTAGAGATTCATATGATCGATCCAACTTGTTTGGAATTAAGAcagttattattgttgttgggaTGGTGGCTGGAGTGGAAGATAAGTCTGACCAGAGAGTAATTGTTGACTATTAATTTTTTTCTTCCCTCAATGTGAAGTGAAAAAAACagttctatcttttcttttctttttctagtaAATATGAGACTTTCATTTTGATTTATATAATGACATTGTTTGAATCAATTTGCCCGCATCTAGACTATCTTATCAATTTGCTAGTACTACTTTTTATCTGCCCAACTCTAATCCAAATAGGTTTCACTTTTTTCTTTCTATCTTTTCTGttttactttttatttatttattttgtttgtttgttttttttttttttggggggggggggggggttggggggtAGTTATTGACTATAAATATCTTGTTTTCCCCCCTTCCATGTGAACTAGAAGAAAAAGttgtttctattttttttttgttttttggattGTGTATTGTTAATGAAAGGGTTTATGGATATTTAGTGACAATCACTTAATTTATCTAGATAAATGATATATTTTTTTGGTTACTTGTTCATTTTCATGGTGATGTTTTTGAAAATAATCTTGACTCTGTTAGCAATGATCGCCTCTAATAATGTGTCATACAAATCTCTTTTCTTATTCATTTGGGATTTTGGGAGTATTCACTTTCGGTCATGATGTCTAAACTCTAAATTGATGACTTAGACCAGTTTGTATTTAATCACTTCCATTGAGAAAACTGTGAAAATTAAATAATTCAAAAAGATTTTCTCGAATTGTTACAAACATAGATTATGATTAATGAAAATATTCAAATATATGTAGCCATTAATCAAGTGAAATAATCCAAATGAtcaaatatacataaaaaaaaatggagtAAAAACAAACCCCACCTAGTGGGACTATACTGTATATGTTGTTGTAGCAGTTCATCTCCAATTTCAGCTAGTTTTCTACCGTGAACACTTGCACAAGTCCCACATACTCAAGTACTCCCACTTGACATATCTAGTGAAAATAGCATAGCTTGAGCTAAGTGTGTGTCATAAGAAGACGAGATCGTTATACCACACCTGCTTAATTTCGTCTCAAATAGGACGCAAAATGAGGTAAACAGACTGGGCCATACCTT from Lycium barbarum isolate Lr01 chromosome 10, ASM1917538v2, whole genome shotgun sequence includes:
- the LOC132614553 gene encoding protein HIR1-like gives rise to the protein MENEKQLPPLVVEQSHSSSSSSSSSTHGSIETLLVVLAVITILGVVAGIIARLCGGRHFSGNGEDDIEGWVERKCRSCIDGGVPNTTSTQEEEAKIPTPAPAPAPAPALAPAPAPTTVEEAKK